The segment CAGACAGTGCAGTATCGCAGCACAAAGCAGAAATGAGcgagcaagaaccaaaacaccACCCAAAAGcagcacccaccctgcctgcctcaCCTCAGAGATCGGAGGGTCAACCATGGTATCATTGAGAAATTTCACCATCACGAACTTTTTCAGAGCCATCAGGTTTTTCTTGTATGTCTCATTGATGCCCTGGATGAAAGCAACAGAGAAGAGATCCAAGACATTGGAAAGCCCACTGAGACAGGTTGGGGAAACTGCCTGCTCCAACTTGCCCTGCACCTGCAAAGGAAACCCTGGACTGCACTAGCCTGGGAGGCAGGAACGTGCGTATCTGTCACCAGCCTCCCTTGGCTGTGCTCATGGCATTCAGCCTCATCTCCAGGCTGTAAAGAGCAGAGGGGCCTCCCCGACCTTcccagggaagggagaggtTTTGCCCAGTTGAACGGTGATGGGCGGACTATCTCACTCAAGAAGgccactgaggtgctggagcatgtccagagaaggacaacgaagctagtgaagggtctggagagcaggtcttatgagaagaggttgagggaactggggttgtttagtctggaggaggctggagggagCCCTTGTCATTCTCcgcaactacctgaaaggaggctgtagtgaggtgggggttggtctcttctcccaagtcactaatgctaggaaaagaggaaatggtctcaagctgtgtcaggggaggtttagattggatattagggaaaatgtctttcctgaaagagtggtcaggcattggaacaggctgcccagagaggtgggggagtcactgtccctgggggTGTTAGAAACACGtgcagacatggcacttggggacatggtttaggaggcctgggggttggacttgatcctagaggtcttttccaaccttaatgattctatgatgaaGCCCATGGCTTGTCTACCCCAGCCACTCCAAAAGAGTACAGTGACACAGGGACTGCTCTGCCATGGACAAGTGTCATTCAAAAATCTAACACTAAAACCACTCTGTACACTCCTGGGATGCAGGCCAAAAAATGCCCTGCATCCCAGGAGTGGATCCTTGTATCCATTCCAACTCCTGCAAAACTACTGCCAGGGAGAGCTAACATGAAGGAACTCGTGGCTAAGGCTTCTGCTCTCCTGCTAGCATTTAATCATCAGCCAGGTCCTTACCCTCTCCTGATTTATGTCAGCCAAaaagatgctgcttttcctgtagtCCTCCTCCTTCAGAGGGTTGTGCCAATACTCTGCTTGTACCAAGctggagaagaaagcaaagaccAGATCGGAAATCCAGAGCTTCTCACGCGGGCCTGGTCCCTGTCGTTGCAGCCTGATGAATATATACTCACTGCTCTTGAACAGCTTGCGTGTAGGCACCCAGATCCAGTGTCTTTCGGATCCAGTCACAGATATGGGAGCTCTCACCAGGACAGCGTGGAAAGCCGTACACGCCTGGGGTGTGGAGACATGTGTAACAATTCAGTGAGCCAAACTCAAATCCCTTTATCCCTCCAGCTGGTAAAGAACCACTCTCTTACAGAGCAGTGGCAAGTATTACCCAGGGAATCAGGCAGCCTTTAATCCTGCAATCTCATTAGacagccctcctgcccctggGCACTATTACACACAAAGATAATGGATGATGTTCTTGAGCCGAGGTTATTGCTCTGCAGAATGGGGGCATGCAGACAAGTGGAACACCGTCCAGCTAGCCTGGTGTGTTCCCAGGAGGTCTCAGGATGGTTCCCTTCAAGTCTTCCCACTACACTACAAAGAAATAGACCCAGGCCACGGAACTTCTCAGGGGAGAGAATTTGAAATTCATTGCCAGCCACTCTTAACTATACACCTCTTAAATTCCATTTCATACTGCCTCTTTAACTGACTGCAAAAAGCACCTCTCTTTCCTTGGGGCTTTAGCCTTCCAGATGCCAATTGTAAAATATCCTTGTGACCCAGGTTTAGTTTCACAGAGGCTTTGCTCTGTAGTTAGAAACTTCTCCTGAAACAACTAATCCCAAGTGCTTCCAAATATTGGGCTcgcatggcaaggttttggtagcggggAGGCTAGAGcggtggcttctgtgagaagctgagaagctgccagaagcttctCCCATGTccgacagagccagtgccagccaggTCCAAGacggacctgctgctggccaaggccaagcccatcagggatggtggtagcacctctgggataacgtatttaagaagggaggaaaaaaaaatcctgcacaattgcagccagagagaggagtgagaatatgtgagagaaacagccctgcagacactgAGGTTagtgaaggagggggaggaggtgctccaggcagcagagcagagattcccctgcagcctgtggtgaagaccatggtgaggcaggctgtccccctgcagcccatggaggttaatggtggagcaggtatctccctgcagcccacggaggaccccacagcagagcaggctgatgcctgaaggaggctgtgaccccatgggaagcccatgctaGAGAAgactcctggcaggacctgcgGGGAGAGGaacctgtgctggagcaggtttgtggcaggacttgtgactcCGTAGGGtacccacactggagcagttcatgaagaactgcagcccgtgggaaggacccacattggagaagttcgTGAAGgcctgtctcctgtgggagggagcccaggctggagcaggggaagagtgtaaggcgtcctccccctgaggaggaaggagcagcagaaacaatgtgtgatgaactgaccacaacccccattccccatccacCTCCACTGCtcggggggaggaggtagagaaaattcAGGAGTGAAGTTAAACCcgagaagaagggagaggtgggggaaggtgttttactCTGAGTTGATTATTAATAAATTTAgcttaatttccccaagttgagtctgttttgccatGATCGTAACTGCagagtgatctctccctgtccttatctcaacccacaagccttCCATTATATTTCCTCTCCCGTCTGGCTGAAGagggggagtgacagagcggctttggtggggatctggcatccagccagggtcaacccaccacagaatTCTACCCAGGCAGCGTGTCTTCTACTTACAAAGGTCCCTCCTCATTCCCAGTTAAGAAGGACCAAGACAGAAGATAATGTACTCCACCAACAACGGGGCCAAAGCAGATCACCAGATTCAGACAAGAACAAAGGGACAGTTTAATTCacaaaaaaacagtttttaggAAGAAGCCAAAAAAATCACTCCTGCCTACAGGAGtcccccacccttcccagtGGTTAGGGGGGTACGATAATTTAAGAGGACACTACCTTGGTGCTGCCCCCCAACGGAGATCAAATTGAGCATGGGAGGAGAAGGACACCTCTGGGCCACCGCCCTCCTGTGGAGAGAGATGAAGGAGCTGAGCTGGTGCTCAGCACGGCCAGGCCACCAACGCTGGTTCGCGTGCAGCTCTCGCCTTGCCACTGCGTGGGCTTGGGCACTTGGGTAACGTTTGCAAAGATATTTATCTTCCTGATAGAGCTGCACTACAGGCAAACCCATTCTTGCCTTTGGAGCATGCCTACCTTTACAAAAGGGTTTGTCGTTTTACATTTGCTTAGTACTTCAAAAGAGTTTTAAATCAGAACctaaaaacccaagaaaaaaaattactggaaaTGGAACAGAAGTGTAAACTTACAGGAACTGGCCTCCTTGGGAGAAGCCCATTGCATTgtaacctcctttcaggtgagGGTCCTGTGCGAGCTGGCTGCACACCTCTGCCACTTGGTCATTCACGTTCATAAAGAAGCTGTTCTCCATATCCTGATGGATTAGCCAGATTAGAAAGTACAACTTGTACCTTTTTAAcgttttacattattttaatctctACAAATAGATCACTAACAGTTCCGCTTTTGGAAGAGGACCTTAACTTTCATAATACGACAGaagcaaaatatgaaattcAAGTTTTGAGACTTCCCTTCATCACATCTTTGTTCCTACTCTGCCTGGAAAACCAGTCTCAATATGAAAGAGTGACATTTTCCCAAACTTCTTGCAATTTGAGtcccttcagatttttttttttttgtgtgtatatatatatcaatatataaaattaaaacatcaaacCTCACCTTCATCTTTTCTTAATCCCAGAAAATAACACACATTGTACAATATCCTGAAAGACTACTTAAAAGAAATTCTGTAGGGCTACACAAAACTGTCAAAATACATGACGGCACAGAAACAATCTATATCTTTATTACACTAAATACTAGGGTGAATAAATGGTTATAAATCAAAAAGGATGGCAAGGGATGAAGCTCTGTTTAGCAGTTTCTTGTCACATGCCTTTGTATTACCCAGAGTGGTGAGAGAGTACTAATCAGTGGATTTGCATAGTAATCCAATTTAGACTAGGGAtttgtttttccccagttcTGTTCTGCAGGTATTACTAGACTTTATTGGTTTCTACCTGTCAAAGCTGTTTacttcacaaaagaaaaaaaaaaaaagaaaattagcagGGAAAGCATTACATGAATCGTTGTGGAACCAAGTTAATAACAGAGACTGCAGTAACTATCGCACTTTCAGATCCACACACTGGCCACCACCCTGGCAAGCAGAAATGCAAGCGACAGCAAAGTTAGTTACCTGTATCAGGTTGCTTCCAATCTTGAGAGACAGAACATAAATCCCTGGTATTTTATTCTCAACTATTTTCTTAATGTAGCCCATGCTTTGTGGATTGCAGCAACTGTCTCCTGTGAAAGGGAACATGGCGAAGCACCGTCATGCCACCACCCAGGCCCTCACCTCGCCTCCACAGACACACCAGAACCCCCCTGCcgcagcagggccaggagctGCCAAGGCCCTCACGGGCCCGGGGAAGGAGGGTCAGCACCCCCAGGCACCAGCGGTCCGGAGGAAGGGGACACCGGAgcgggcccggg is part of the Phalacrocorax carbo chromosome 22, bPhaCar2.1, whole genome shotgun sequence genome and harbors:
- the PPT1 gene encoding palmitoyl-protein thioesterase 1 produces the protein MCSVKMAALRVAVLVLLGLGCAAAAVPLVIWHGMGDSCCNPQSMGYIKKIVENKIPGIYVLSLKIGSNLIQDMENSFFMNVNDQVAEVCSQLAQDPHLKGGYNAMGFSQGGQFLRAVAQRCPSPPMLNLISVGGQHQGVYGFPRCPGESSHICDWIRKTLDLGAYTQAVQEHLVQAEYWHNPLKEEDYRKSSIFLADINQERGINETYKKNLMALKKFVMVKFLNDTMVDPPISEWFGFYKSGQAKEIIPLKETSLYTEDRLGLQEMDKAGKLVFLGVKGDHLQFSEEWFDTTILPFLQ